Proteins from a single region of Belliella baltica DSM 15883:
- a CDS encoding YceI family protein encodes MKLLQQTGLFIAAAMIAVSCGSPSETVETTDAQEVGEATGSTLTIDASTSKVDWRGYKPAGQHYGFIPVTSGELVVEGEAITGGKFVFDITGLKIQDIEESDENYGKLWGHLQSADFFDAANHPQATFEVTSIETYSTGDQIEDNDEFVTDNTPKKDSELISGTPTHWISGNLTMRGNTKNIKFPAIVSINNGVVSAQAGFNIDRTNWGLMYGDESTAVDKAKDQFIYNTVSVNFDIKAN; translated from the coding sequence ATGAAATTATTACAACAAACAGGTTTGTTTATCGCTGCAGCAATGATCGCGGTATCTTGTGGGTCTCCAAGCGAAACAGTAGAAACTACTGATGCTCAAGAAGTAGGTGAAGCTACAGGTTCTACGCTAACTATCGATGCATCTACAAGTAAAGTAGATTGGAGAGGTTACAAGCCAGCTGGTCAGCATTACGGTTTTATTCCAGTTACGTCAGGTGAATTGGTAGTAGAAGGAGAAGCCATTACTGGTGGTAAATTTGTCTTTGATATCACAGGATTGAAAATTCAGGATATTGAAGAATCGGATGAAAACTATGGTAAACTTTGGGGTCACCTTCAGTCAGCGGACTTCTTCGATGCTGCAAATCATCCTCAAGCAACTTTCGAAGTAACTTCTATTGAAACCTACAGCACAGGTGATCAAATCGAAGATAATGACGAATTTGTAACTGACAACACGCCGAAGAAAGATTCTGAATTGATTTCAGGAACTCCAACGCATTGGATCTCTGGTAACTTGACAATGAGAGGTAATACAAAAAATATTAAATTCCCTGCAATAGTATCTATTAATAATGGTGTTGTTTCTGCTCAAGCAGGTTTCAACATCGATAGAACAAACTGGGGCTTGATGTACGGTGACGAAAGTACAGCGGTAGATAAAGCAAAAGACCAGTTTATCTACAACACAGTAAGTGTAAACTTTGATATCAAAGCAAACTAA
- a CDS encoding gamma carbonic anhydrase family protein: MPLIKTIKGKSPQMGENCWLADNATVVGDVIMGKNCTVWFNAVVRGDVHEIRIGDDTNIQDGAVIHCTYQKAGTYIGNKVSIAHNAIVHGCTIHDNVLIGMGAIVMDDAEVHSGAVIAAGAVVLAGTIVEANSIYAGMPAKKVKTTGPEMLEVIERTAKNYPMYAEWFKEEE; this comes from the coding sequence ATGCCCCTAATTAAAACTATCAAAGGAAAAAGTCCCCAAATGGGCGAAAACTGCTGGTTGGCAGATAATGCAACTGTGGTTGGAGATGTCATCATGGGTAAAAACTGCACGGTATGGTTCAATGCCGTCGTCCGTGGAGATGTGCATGAAATCAGAATCGGGGACGATACCAATATTCAAGATGGCGCAGTCATTCACTGTACATATCAAAAAGCTGGAACCTACATAGGCAATAAAGTTTCTATCGCCCACAACGCAATTGTACATGGCTGTACCATTCATGACAATGTTCTGATCGGTATGGGAGCAATAGTGATGGATGATGCCGAGGTACATTCAGGGGCAGTGATAGCAGCAGGGGCAGTTGTTCTAGCAGGCACAATCGTGGAAGCTAACAGCATCTACGCTGGAATGCCCGCCAAAAAAGTCAAGACTACTGGTCCTGAAATGCTAGAAGTCATCGAAAGAACCGCCAAAAACTACCCGATGTATGCAGAGTGGTTTAAGGAAGAAGAATAG
- a CDS encoding antibiotic biosynthesis monooxygenase family protein, with product MKIASTPDPPYYAVIFTNLLNNDSEGYSEMAELMESLVINQDGYLGHESVRDGMGITVSYWDSLESIKKWKMNSEHLLAQKMGREKWYKQFKTRICKVERDYEFDSNFGVI from the coding sequence ATGAAAATAGCCTCCACACCTGATCCTCCCTATTACGCCGTTATTTTCACAAACCTACTGAACAACGATTCGGAAGGCTACAGTGAAATGGCCGAATTAATGGAATCTCTTGTCATCAATCAAGATGGTTATCTCGGGCACGAATCTGTAAGAGATGGGATGGGTATTACCGTGAGTTATTGGGATAGCTTGGAATCCATCAAGAAATGGAAAATGAATTCAGAACATCTCCTCGCTCAAAAAATGGGGCGTGAAAAATGGTACAAGCAATTCAAAACAAGAATCTGTAAAGTAGAAAGAGATTATGAATTTGATTCAAATTTTGGAGTGATTTGA
- a CDS encoding esterase family protein — MKEEYFKWHSPNLNRQVEMLVFGHAGYPVVLFPTSMGSFHENKDMGLIEKSRWYLEQGLIQIFCPESNDKNSFYNKGIHSHDRIQNHVAYDKMINHEVVERIRHNTAVGKVAMAGCSFGGYHAANYAFRHPGYISHMFSMSGAFDIRSFMHGYEYDDIFYHSPLEFLNGLNDPELWNMDIVLGTSNWDICFDANIKLSDILEQKGIRHWLDVRKDKNHDWPLWKEMFPHYLSRIKFN; from the coding sequence ATGAAAGAAGAATATTTTAAATGGCATTCTCCAAATCTAAATCGGCAAGTGGAAATGTTAGTTTTTGGCCATGCGGGTTATCCAGTTGTTTTATTTCCTACTTCCATGGGTTCATTCCACGAAAATAAAGACATGGGTTTGATTGAAAAATCAAGATGGTATTTAGAACAAGGCTTGATTCAAATTTTCTGCCCTGAGAGCAATGATAAAAACAGTTTTTATAACAAAGGCATTCATTCCCATGATAGGATTCAAAACCATGTTGCCTATGATAAAATGATCAATCATGAAGTTGTCGAAAGAATTCGCCATAACACAGCAGTAGGAAAAGTTGCTATGGCGGGTTGTAGCTTTGGAGGTTATCACGCTGCAAATTATGCCTTTCGTCATCCTGGATATATAAGCCATATGTTCTCCATGTCTGGAGCTTTTGACATTCGCAGCTTTATGCATGGATACGAGTACGATGACATATTCTATCATTCACCCTTAGAGTTTTTGAATGGGCTCAATGATCCAGAACTTTGGAACATGGATATTGTCTTAGGCACCTCGAATTGGGATATTTGTTTTGATGCGAACATCAAGCTCAGTGATATTTTGGAACAAAAAGGCATAAGACATTGGCTTGATGTAAGAAAAGATAAAAATCATGATTGGCCATTATGGAAAGAAATGTTTCCACATTATTTATCAAGAATAAAATTTAACTAA
- a CDS encoding amidohydrolase family protein, whose amino-acid sequence MKKFNLIIYIMALVFLPTLLQAQQFDGEFIKPRNGKFLLKNATVVTVTKGNIENGSVLIVNGKIEAVGKNIAAGDAEVIDCTGQFIYPGLFDGGGRLGLVEVNSVPETQDFSEIGNVTPNMQALVAINPNSEAIPVTRVSGVTTTLANPSGGIFPGTAALINLNGYTPDQMYAGFKGIIMNFPTSARRSTWDRRSEEEVKKDAERAQKNLNDIWDRAVKYQALKAANADLDYYPEMDQLAKAVTGELPLLVEVNAASDILVALKWIEEKGVKAILTGVAEGWRVAEKIAESGLPVITGPMLSIPTRQSDRYDAAYTNPGVMAKAGVKVVIRSNDAENTRNLPFNAGFAAAYGMGKEEALKAVTINAAEVFGIADRRGSIEAGKDATLFVSSGDPFETRTQIIHVFIDGYRVPMSNRHIKLYQEFLERSPGLEK is encoded by the coding sequence ATGAAGAAATTCAATTTAATAATATACATAATGGCTTTGGTTTTCCTACCAACGCTATTACAAGCTCAACAATTCGATGGTGAATTTATCAAACCTAGAAACGGTAAGTTTTTGTTAAAAAATGCAACTGTAGTCACTGTAACAAAAGGAAATATCGAAAATGGTAGCGTGCTCATCGTGAATGGTAAAATAGAAGCTGTTGGGAAAAATATTGCTGCTGGAGATGCCGAAGTCATCGATTGTACTGGACAGTTTATTTATCCAGGATTGTTTGATGGAGGAGGTAGACTAGGATTAGTTGAAGTAAATTCAGTTCCTGAAACTCAGGATTTTTCTGAAATAGGGAATGTCACTCCAAACATGCAAGCTTTGGTTGCGATAAATCCAAATTCAGAAGCAATTCCTGTTACTAGAGTGAGTGGTGTCACTACAACTTTAGCAAATCCTTCTGGAGGGATTTTTCCTGGAACAGCGGCATTGATTAATTTAAATGGATATACTCCTGATCAGATGTATGCAGGTTTTAAAGGAATCATCATGAATTTCCCTACTTCTGCTAGAAGAAGTACATGGGACAGAAGAAGTGAGGAAGAAGTAAAAAAGGATGCTGAAAGAGCACAGAAAAACCTTAACGATATTTGGGATCGAGCAGTGAAGTATCAAGCACTGAAAGCTGCTAATGCTGATTTGGATTACTATCCTGAGATGGATCAATTAGCGAAAGCTGTAACTGGAGAACTTCCACTTTTAGTTGAAGTAAATGCAGCATCAGATATTTTAGTTGCTCTAAAATGGATTGAAGAAAAAGGGGTCAAAGCCATCTTAACAGGCGTTGCTGAAGGTTGGAGAGTGGCAGAAAAGATTGCAGAATCTGGACTTCCCGTAATTACTGGACCAATGCTCTCTATACCAACTAGACAGTCAGACCGATATGATGCCGCATATACCAATCCTGGAGTAATGGCCAAAGCTGGAGTGAAAGTTGTAATCAGATCAAACGATGCTGAGAACACTAGAAACCTACCTTTCAATGCAGGTTTTGCAGCAGCTTATGGAATGGGAAAAGAAGAAGCTCTTAAAGCTGTAACCATCAATGCAGCAGAAGTATTTGGGATCGCTGATAGAAGAGGTTCTATTGAGGCCGGAAAAGATGCTACTTTATTTGTTTCTTCTGGTGATCCATTTGAGACCAGAACTCAAATTATTCATGTATTTATTGATGGCTACAGAGTACCTATGAGCAATCGACATATCAAATTATATCAAGAGTTCTTAGAAAGATCTCCAGGTTTAGAGAAATAA
- a CDS encoding C40 family peptidase codes for MKSILKSTLLIFSISFYLVSCSQEKKTDVNQVIEKFKIQYAPDKRVALWDIQWDGKNLTGETNLKMPLNSFLTSLDSAGVEYQNQIKLFPDGELEGKEYAIVTISVGNIRSEPKHSAELATQATMGTPLQVLKKQDTWYLIQTPEGYISWIDAAGITLMTEQEINAWYQKEKAVFIPLFGHVFASESETEIVSDLVAGNILIAQNEFQNHLEILLPDGRSGFVRKDQMMPYEEWLASRETSPDKLIQTAKSMMGVPYLWGGTSVKGVDCSGFTKTIFFLNGEIIPRDASQQVHEGEEIDVNRNWENLEVGDLLFFGSKATADSKERVVHVGMWIGSNSFIHSRGRVRISSFDPASPDYDEYELNRYLRTKRIIGKESKNIKNVEGLFESIPNS; via the coding sequence ATGAAATCAATCTTGAAATCCACTCTTCTAATATTTTCAATTTCTTTTTATTTAGTTTCTTGTAGTCAAGAAAAGAAAACGGATGTAAATCAAGTAATTGAAAAATTCAAAATTCAATACGCACCTGATAAAAGAGTAGCACTATGGGATATTCAATGGGATGGTAAAAACCTGACAGGTGAAACGAATTTAAAGATGCCACTTAACTCCTTTTTAACTTCACTTGATAGTGCTGGAGTAGAATATCAAAACCAAATCAAACTCTTTCCTGATGGGGAACTTGAGGGAAAAGAATATGCCATTGTCACCATTTCAGTTGGAAATATCCGAAGTGAACCCAAACACTCTGCAGAATTAGCCACTCAAGCAACCATGGGAACACCGCTGCAAGTTTTGAAAAAACAGGATACTTGGTATCTAATTCAAACTCCTGAGGGATACATATCATGGATCGATGCCGCAGGAATCACTTTGATGACAGAACAAGAAATTAATGCTTGGTATCAAAAAGAAAAAGCGGTTTTCATACCACTTTTCGGACATGTCTTTGCTTCCGAAAGTGAAACAGAAATTGTAAGTGATCTCGTTGCAGGAAATATCTTAATAGCACAAAATGAATTTCAAAACCATCTGGAAATATTACTTCCTGACGGCAGATCAGGGTTTGTCAGAAAAGATCAAATGATGCCCTATGAAGAATGGCTTGCTTCTAGAGAGACAAGTCCAGATAAATTAATTCAGACGGCCAAATCTATGATGGGTGTGCCCTACCTTTGGGGCGGAACTTCTGTCAAAGGAGTTGATTGTAGCGGTTTTACAAAGACAATCTTTTTTCTTAATGGAGAAATCATTCCCCGCGATGCTTCTCAGCAAGTTCACGAAGGAGAAGAAATCGATGTAAATAGGAATTGGGAAAATCTTGAAGTAGGCGACTTGTTATTTTTTGGAAGTAAAGCCACCGCTGATTCAAAAGAGCGTGTAGTGCACGTAGGAATGTGGATTGGGAGCAATTCGTTTATCCATTCAAGAGGAAGAGTTCGCATCAGCAGTTTTGATCCTGCGAGTCCTGATTATGACGAATACGAACTCAATCGATACCTCAGAACCAAGAGAATTATTGGAAAAGAGAGTAAAAATATCAAAAATGTAGAAGGTCTTTTTGAATCCATCCCAAATAGCTGA
- a CDS encoding amidohydrolase family protein, with protein sequence MNIYTKIKLQGSLIVAVFFLAFISVKAQSDPSGTKRVTSTYAIKNATITTAPGKTITGATILFKDGLIQAVGTNVSLPAGTDVINGDSLFIYPGFIDGGSSAGVTRPSEPERPSNFDSSNPSDELAGITPWRNVIDQVDMNNNAISDWRKVGFTIAHMIPDGGMIAGKSAIVVFGSSSSTNILAQQTALSARFRGSRGMYPGTPLGVMAKFRDVYKNAELSAKHQNIFASNVGLNRPEINKTLEAMYPVLDKKIPVIFEVSNDLEIRRALRLQKELGFNLMLLGVTEVDKVLSEIKAANATVLLSLTLPEDKTKNKSEDLNEEAQNRTDRVKEAYETALKQAGMLEEAGVKFGFTTSGSKSGDLMKNLKIMIDNGLSEDAALAALTINNAQNLGIQKFAGTLEKGKLANMVITTAPIFTEDAQIKHVVADGYVFDYEIKPKKAANGNKNGNGTSGVSGTWEYISDTPAGSSGGMMMIDNSTNGYEGTITYDDPAGNGKAQATMKNISVKDGKMSFTFDVSAGGMEISVSVNGDLTDDQFTGRMSLAEFGSFPLTATKKPNQSNL encoded by the coding sequence ATGAATATCTACACAAAAATCAAGTTACAAGGTAGCTTAATCGTGGCGGTGTTTTTCCTTGCTTTCATTTCTGTAAAGGCACAAAGTGACCCAAGTGGAACCAAGCGAGTGACCAGCACTTATGCAATCAAAAACGCTACAATAACCACGGCGCCTGGCAAAACTATAACTGGTGCTACTATCCTTTTTAAAGACGGTCTAATTCAGGCAGTAGGGACAAATGTAAGTCTTCCAGCAGGTACAGATGTGATCAATGGAGATTCATTGTTTATATATCCTGGATTTATAGATGGAGGAAGCTCAGCTGGAGTTACAAGACCTTCTGAACCTGAAAGACCTTCTAACTTTGACTCCTCAAATCCTTCAGATGAACTAGCTGGAATTACTCCTTGGAGAAATGTTATTGATCAAGTTGATATGAATAATAACGCCATTAGCGACTGGAGAAAAGTAGGCTTCACCATTGCGCACATGATTCCTGATGGAGGAATGATCGCTGGGAAATCTGCAATAGTGGTTTTTGGCAGTTCTTCATCAACAAATATTCTTGCGCAGCAAACAGCCTTAAGTGCAAGATTCCGTGGTTCCAGAGGAATGTATCCAGGCACCCCTCTTGGAGTTATGGCTAAATTTAGAGATGTCTATAAGAACGCTGAACTTTCTGCAAAGCATCAAAATATTTTTGCTTCAAATGTTGGGTTAAACAGACCTGAGATTAATAAAACACTTGAAGCAATGTACCCGGTGTTAGACAAAAAAATCCCTGTGATATTTGAAGTATCAAATGATTTAGAAATCAGAAGGGCATTGAGACTTCAAAAAGAATTAGGCTTTAACCTGATGCTATTAGGTGTCACTGAAGTAGACAAGGTACTTTCAGAAATCAAAGCCGCAAATGCAACTGTATTACTCTCATTAACATTACCTGAAGATAAAACCAAAAATAAATCAGAAGATCTTAATGAAGAAGCTCAAAATCGAACAGATAGAGTAAAAGAAGCTTACGAAACAGCATTGAAACAAGCAGGAATGCTAGAAGAAGCGGGTGTTAAATTTGGATTTACCACTTCTGGCTCAAAAAGTGGTGATTTGATGAAAAACCTCAAAATCATGATTGACAATGGCTTAAGTGAAGATGCAGCATTAGCAGCATTGACAATAAATAACGCTCAAAACCTCGGCATTCAAAAATTCGCAGGAACTTTAGAAAAAGGTAAACTTGCCAATATGGTAATTACTACTGCTCCTATTTTTACCGAAGATGCTCAAATCAAGCATGTTGTGGCTGATGGTTATGTTTTTGACTACGAGATCAAGCCTAAAAAAGCTGCCAATGGAAATAAAAATGGAAACGGTACAAGTGGAGTGTCAGGAACTTGGGAATATATATCTGATACCCCGGCAGGAAGCTCAGGTGGTATGATGATGATTGATAATTCTACGAATGGATATGAAGGTACTATCACTTATGATGATCCTGCAGGAAATGGAAAAGCCCAAGCAACAATGAAGAACATTTCAGTAAAAGATGGAAAAATGAGTTTCACTTTTGATGTATCGGCAGGTGGAATGGAAATTTCAGTTTCTGTAAACGGAGATTTGACTGATGACCAATTTACAGGAAGAATGTCATTAGCTGAATTTGGGAGTTTTCCATTGACTGCGACAAAAAAACCAAATCAATCCAATCTCTAA
- a CDS encoding chorismate-binding protein — MIQTFPISENSKSSWLQKLLYWADTNYPYFAFFDDHQVEYPQEGFQKSFYAAKKSIPLERAFELYRKDELVGILSYDYKNKIEKLSSQNQTIITLPESVFFIPELKIQFEVNKISIESSNPEKVFEEVTQVEIYQKPNPFVEIQPQTSKDEYEKAVHAIQKHIVEGDIYEMNYCMSFSFDIMQWNPIFGYLDLIKKSPMPFTTLFKAEEKYLICASPERFLKKEGKKMIAQPIKGTIKRGADAQQDELLKAKLFESEKERAENLMIVDLMRNDLSKISETGSVKVDELFGVYAFPKVFQMISTVSSTCREDLGLKDLFHATFPMGSMTGAPKIKCMQLIEYYESFQRAWFSGTVGHISENGDLDFNVIIRSILFDKTAQKGFFAVGSAITFDADASYEYEECLLKASAIIEMLSGKSVEG, encoded by the coding sequence ATGATTCAGACTTTTCCAATTTCAGAAAATTCCAAGAGCAGTTGGTTGCAAAAACTTCTGTATTGGGCAGATACAAACTATCCTTATTTTGCTTTTTTTGATGATCATCAAGTAGAATATCCTCAAGAAGGTTTTCAAAAATCATTTTATGCTGCAAAAAAATCAATTCCCTTAGAGCGAGCTTTTGAATTATATAGAAAAGATGAATTAGTGGGGATTTTAAGTTATGACTATAAAAATAAAATAGAAAAGTTATCCAGTCAGAATCAGACAATAATCACCTTACCGGAATCTGTTTTTTTTATTCCTGAACTTAAGATCCAATTTGAAGTTAATAAAATAAGTATTGAAAGTAGTAATCCAGAAAAAGTTTTTGAAGAAGTAACTCAAGTTGAAATTTATCAAAAACCGAATCCCTTTGTAGAAATACAGCCACAGACTTCAAAAGATGAATATGAAAAGGCGGTTCATGCCATCCAAAAGCACATTGTGGAAGGCGATATTTATGAAATGAATTATTGTATGTCATTTTCTTTCGACATAATGCAGTGGAATCCAATTTTTGGATATCTAGATTTGATAAAAAAATCACCAATGCCCTTTACCACACTTTTCAAAGCTGAAGAGAAATATCTCATATGCGCTTCTCCGGAGCGCTTTTTGAAAAAAGAAGGAAAGAAAATGATCGCTCAACCCATCAAAGGAACAATCAAAAGGGGAGCTGATGCTCAACAAGATGAATTATTGAAAGCGAAATTATTTGAAAGTGAGAAAGAGCGTGCGGAGAATTTGATGATTGTGGACCTGATGCGGAATGACCTTTCAAAAATCTCCGAAACAGGCTCTGTGAAAGTCGATGAACTCTTCGGAGTTTATGCATTTCCCAAAGTTTTTCAAATGATATCTACTGTCAGTTCGACTTGCCGAGAAGATTTGGGTTTGAAAGATCTTTTTCATGCTACTTTTCCTATGGGTAGCATGACTGGAGCTCCAAAAATCAAATGTATGCAGCTGATAGAATACTATGAAAGCTTTCAAAGAGCTTGGTTTTCTGGTACAGTTGGCCATATCTCTGAGAATGGAGATTTGGATTTTAATGTCATCATTAGAAGTATTCTTTTCGATAAAACAGCACAAAAGGGTTTTTTTGCAGTAGGTAGTGCGATAACTTTTGATGCAGATGCCTCCTATGAGTATGAAGAATGCTTACTTAAGGCGTCCGCAATCATAGAAATGTTATCTGGTAAAAGTGTTGAAGGTTAG
- the dinB gene encoding DNA polymerase IV — protein MENIRKIIHVDMDAFYASVEQLDNPDLIGKPVAVGGNRERGVVAAASYEARKFGVRSAMSGKMAALKCPHLIFVRPRFERYKEISLQIREIFFEYTDLVEPLSLDEAFLDVTENKFENPSATLLAKEIRAKIKSQTGLNASAGISYNKFLAKIASDINKPNGQAVILPKEAEAFLEKLPIEKFFGIGKVTAEKMKKFGIHQGKDLKEYSLQFLTKKFGKSGLHFYNIVRGIHMSEVQPNRERKSISAENTFEKDLPTQVEWEEALKGVFEELMRRIEKTRIKGRTITLKIKYKDFTLQTRSKSFDQYPDKEKIWETVLELLNQERLTDAVRLFGIGISNLNLLEEKIHFGKQLWFDFEDF, from the coding sequence ATGGAGAATATCAGGAAAATCATACACGTCGATATGGATGCATTCTATGCTTCTGTTGAGCAGTTAGATAATCCTGATTTGATTGGAAAACCTGTCGCAGTAGGTGGGAATAGAGAAAGGGGAGTAGTAGCCGCGGCATCTTATGAGGCAAGAAAATTTGGTGTGCGCTCAGCTATGTCTGGTAAAATGGCAGCCTTGAAGTGTCCTCATTTAATTTTTGTACGACCTAGGTTTGAAAGATACAAAGAGATCTCTCTCCAAATCCGTGAAATTTTTTTCGAATACACAGACTTGGTTGAGCCTTTGTCTTTGGACGAAGCATTTTTGGATGTCACCGAAAATAAATTCGAAAACCCATCAGCCACCTTGTTAGCTAAAGAAATTAGAGCGAAAATCAAGTCGCAAACAGGCTTGAATGCTTCAGCTGGCATTTCTTATAATAAATTCCTAGCCAAAATCGCTTCAGATATCAATAAGCCTAATGGTCAAGCTGTCATTTTACCAAAAGAGGCAGAGGCTTTTTTAGAGAAATTGCCTATTGAAAAGTTTTTTGGAATCGGGAAAGTGACGGCTGAGAAAATGAAGAAATTCGGTATTCACCAAGGCAAAGACCTTAAAGAATACAGCCTGCAGTTCCTTACTAAGAAATTTGGTAAATCTGGGCTTCATTTTTACAATATCGTCCGGGGTATTCACATGAGCGAAGTTCAACCCAATAGAGAAAGAAAATCTATCAGTGCTGAAAATACATTTGAAAAAGACCTACCAACACAAGTAGAATGGGAAGAAGCTTTGAAAGGTGTTTTTGAAGAACTGATGAGGCGCATCGAGAAAACAAGGATTAAGGGAAGAACAATCACCCTGAAAATCAAATACAAGGACTTTACCCTTCAAACGCGCAGTAAGAGCTTCGATCAATATCCTGATAAAGAGAAAATATGGGAAACAGTCTTAGAACTTCTTAATCAAGAAAGACTCACAGATGCTGTTAGATTATTTGGTATTGGGATTTCAAATTTGAACTTGCTAGAAGAAAAAATTCATTTTGGAAAACAGTTGTGGTTTGATTTTGAAGATTTTTGA
- a CDS encoding amidohydrolase family protein, with protein MKKLNYIIAAFLVMVWMPSMGQTPKGSVLIKNATVITITQGTLEDTDVLVENGIIKKIGKGLSANNITTIDAKGKYVMPGIIDAHSHVALDAVNEATAPITSEVQMADVVDPYDIGLYRALAGGVTISHAMHGSANAIGGQNITLKHRYGTFNPEDLFMKEAPRTIKFALGENPTRVHGRGKNIQPRTRMGVEAVIRNGFNEALQYKKAWETYETASKQKGATPIPPKYDARLQTLVDILDGKVIIHCHSYRADEIYALINTCRDFGITNIVFSHVNEGFKVAPELAEYTMGASVFADWWAYKFEVYYSTAYNAAILTENGVITSINSDSGELIRHLYHEAGKTQRYGQLTDDQALALITINPAKQLGIADKVGSIEEGKQGDLVIFNDHPLSVYAIPQMTFVDGVKYFDLEEDQNDMRLRVSASETVEPIFLKEHDHNCMHGVDFFFTNFGRNLFEHSH; from the coding sequence ATGAAAAAGCTTAATTATATCATAGCCGCATTTTTGGTGATGGTTTGGATGCCTTCTATGGGTCAAACCCCAAAGGGCTCTGTACTTATCAAAAATGCAACAGTTATCACCATTACTCAAGGTACTCTAGAAGATACTGATGTATTGGTAGAAAATGGAATAATCAAAAAAATAGGAAAAGGTCTTTCTGCAAACAATATAACAACGATCGATGCTAAAGGAAAATATGTGATGCCTGGAATCATCGATGCCCATTCGCATGTGGCGCTTGATGCCGTAAATGAAGCAACTGCCCCAATCACATCAGAAGTTCAGATGGCTGACGTCGTAGATCCTTATGATATTGGACTTTACAGAGCTTTGGCTGGTGGCGTGACTATCTCTCACGCCATGCACGGATCAGCAAATGCTATTGGAGGTCAAAATATCACCTTAAAGCACAGATACGGCACATTCAATCCTGAAGATTTATTTATGAAAGAAGCTCCAAGAACCATAAAGTTTGCTCTTGGTGAAAACCCAACACGTGTTCATGGTAGAGGAAAAAATATTCAACCAAGAACAAGAATGGGTGTGGAAGCCGTTATCAGAAATGGTTTCAATGAAGCATTACAATACAAAAAGGCTTGGGAAACTTATGAAACAGCTTCTAAACAAAAAGGAGCAACACCAATTCCACCTAAATATGATGCTAGATTACAAACTCTCGTAGATATCCTTGATGGTAAAGTCATCATTCATTGTCACTCTTATAGAGCAGATGAAATATATGCCTTAATCAACACTTGTAGAGATTTTGGCATTACGAATATCGTTTTTTCTCACGTAAACGAAGGATTTAAAGTCGCTCCTGAATTGGCAGAATACACGATGGGTGCATCTGTATTCGCAGATTGGTGGGCTTACAAGTTTGAAGTGTATTATTCTACAGCTTATAATGCAGCTATCCTAACAGAGAATGGAGTAATCACATCAATTAACTCAGATTCAGGAGAATTGATCCGTCACTTATATCACGAAGCAGGTAAAACTCAACGATATGGGCAATTGACTGACGATCAAGCATTGGCATTGATTACTATCAATCCGGCTAAACAACTGGGTATAGCTGATAAAGTTGGATCAATTGAAGAAGGTAAGCAAGGAGATTTAGTGATTTTCAATGATCATCCTCTTTCTGTTTATGCCATTCCTCAAATGACCTTTGTTGACGGAGTGAAATACTTCGATTTGGAAGAAGATCAGAATGATATGAGATTAAGAGTTAGCGCAAGCGAGACAGTTGAGCCAATATTCTTAAAAGAGCATGACCACAATTGTATGCATGGTGTAGATTTCTTCTTTACCAATTTTGGTAGAAATTTGTTTGAACACTCTCACTAA
- a CDS encoding type II toxin-antitoxin system RelE/ParE family toxin, producing MARKLIIWTKTAVRQRREILKYWVNRNKSNTYSKKLIKKIKNKVTFISENPEAGKLTNHKDSRESAMENFSSYYQIVEESIIITAFWDNRQDPDELIKILKS from the coding sequence ATGGCTAGAAAGTTAATAATTTGGACCAAAACAGCAGTTCGCCAAAGACGTGAAATTCTTAAGTATTGGGTGAATAGAAATAAATCTAACACCTATTCAAAAAAGTTGATCAAGAAGATCAAAAATAAAGTGACTTTTATATCAGAGAACCCAGAAGCGGGGAAATTGACTAATCATAAGGACAGCAGAGAATCTGCAATGGAAAACTTTAGCAGTTACTATCAAATTGTCGAAGAATCAATCATCATCACTGCATTTTGGGATAATCGACAAGACCCAGATGAGTTAATTAAAATTTTAAAGTCATAG